One Lampris incognitus isolate fLamInc1 chromosome 18, fLamInc1.hap2, whole genome shotgun sequence genomic region harbors:
- the LOC130128422 gene encoding zinc finger protein 516-like, which produces MDEEQNQDEAVSPKSTTAVKTETEEDETPGHVCGVCGRSFPLLSSLSQHMRRHTREKPYKCPYCEHRTAQKGSLKAHIRSHKLGLLSHSGLGVVEGNGTKGQKNTTKTLSGSPADNTDQAPDKNHNVNGMMKKKASKRKVKGKDGAEVGPFSCSLCSQVFPQALLLKAHMKRHRGSQDHGCRICGRRFRQAWFLQSHMRIHRAKAQLRGGNNSGPPATINGVPQDPASLTNDDCLYELCAGCGNFFLDRKTLRAHEKLHRQTVGRTQPQQDLQDLESSSAKRTFLESLNLTCVDARELSEDSSQGRRIPELDPICSYQAWQLATRGRLAEATEKCLGWEERLADAEVAYDREKGEYVPLKQEKKRKQVDASSSSTKKRKGGDNTSDNVTHANGGKGGILNFQSDHMLFNGLGQAFYGALQKKVKEVGYSTKQTSNINNKAREDKKTYSCEHCDFQSVDASSLRSHTHSQHQDLTWPLSQTSLDHLSHSGSKASRYMDYLRNRSALLSQPCWNPFTCLPGQEGVGLSIKTEKSLDDELKQHKDTTVDSASLLNLSVSAVGEGEGTPYDLIKTEGLIRHQCPFCAHTTTYPEVLWIHQRVAHKVDGSSSLAPKWAPCTNGFKGSKTGGAQWRRTGPPPFLESKDCPALLAPRTQRTHPPDFKSSSSSSSSSSSSSGTSKRSAPRTHPTNKYKSTPPLKSTPPLKSTPPLKESQSTDVSPSSKRMVLLPQKKKPSEHNHATTEGGSRVTNIQVTSSSSNVRSRSAPGFLSASSSKNKGHRIAMEGHLLPQEGLGFMLARNHGRTPSQVTPERAQPISQTRDTSASPKGHDLWSAVPWGRAYLEQLIFAQGKSESTGEMPMDVDVLSLLKNYGPHDLAALYQHWGFVDPRLDPQAMFQFNGRYENEVHSSSEVSKQVNRSSTPSSGSLQKGT; this is translated from the exons ATGGATGAAGAGCAGAACCAGGATGAGGCCGTATCCCCAAAAAGCACAACCGCTGTCAAGACCGAAACAGAAGAAGATGAGACGCCCGGCCacgtgtgtggggtgtgtggccGCAGTTTTCCTCTTCTCAGCTCCTTGTCCCAGCACATGAGAAGGCACACCCGCGAGAAGCCATACAAGTGCCCGTACTGTGAGCACCGGACAGCTCAGAAGGGCAGTTTGAAAGCCCACATTCGAAGCCATAAGCTGGGCCTGCTCAGCCACAGCGGCCTAGGTGTTGTAGAGGGCAATGGGACGAAAGGGCAAAAGAACACCACTAAGACACTCTCAGGCAGCCCTGCTGATAACACTGACCAGGCTCCAGACAAGAATCATAACGTCAATGGGATGATGAAGAAGAAAGCATCCAAGAGAAAGGTGAAAGGCAAAGAT gggGCTGAAGTTGGACCCTTTTCCTGCAGCTTGTGTAGCCAGGTTTTCCCCCAGGCATTGCTCCTAAAAGCTCACATGAAAAGGCACAGGGGCTCACAGGACCACGGCTGTCGGATCTGTGGACGTCGTTTCCGCCAAGCATGGTTCCTCCAGAGCCATATGCGCATCCACCGGGCGAAGGCCCAGCTGCGGGGGGGCAACAACAGTGGGCCGCCGGCCACCATCAACGGAGTTCCTCAGGACCCAGCATCTTTGACAAACGATGACTGCCTCTATGAGCTCTGTGCAGGGTGTGGGAACTTCTTTTTGGACCGCAAGACCCTGCGAGCTCATGAAAAACTTCATAGACAGACCGTCGGTCGGACTCAGCCGCAACAGGACCTGCAGGACTTGGAGTCATCTTCTGCTAAGAGGACATTTTTGGAAAGCCTGAACCTCACATGTGTGGATGCTCGGGAACTGTCCGAAGACAGCAGCCAGGGCAGACGAATTCCAGAGCTGGACCCCATTTGTAGTTACCAGGCCTGGCAGCTGGCCACCAGGGGGCGACTGGCAGAGGCCACAGAGAAATGCCTGGGATGGGAGGAGAGGCTCGCAGATGCTGAGGTGGCATATGACAGGGAGAAGGGCGAGTATGTGCCCCTGAAacaggagaagaagaggaagcaggTTGACGCCTCTAGTTCCAGCACTaagaaaaggaaaggtggtgacaACACATCAGACAACGTGACCCATGCTAACGGTGGTAAAGGTGGCATTCTCAATTTCCAGAGCGACCATATGCTGTTCAATGGGCTTGGGCAGGCATTTTATGGGGCTCTGCAGAAAAAGGTTAAGGAAGTTGGATACTCCACCAAGCAAACCAGCAATATCAATAACAAAGCCCGAGAAG ATAAGAAAACCTACTCCTGCGAGCACTGTGATTTCCAATCTGTCGACGCCTCCTCACTCAGGTCTCACACGCACAGCCAGCACCAGGACTTAACATGGCCTCTCAGCCAAACCAGTTTGGACCACCTCAGCCATAGCGGTTCCAAAGCCTCAAGATACATGGACTACCTCAGAAACAGGAGCGCCCTGCTCAGTCAGCCGTGCTGGAATCCATTCACGTGTCTACCGGGCCAGGAGGGGGTAGGGTTGAGCATTAAAACAGAGAAATCCTTGGACGATGAACTTAAACAGCACAAAGACACCACTGTTGACTCGGCAAGCCTCCTCAATCTGTCGGTGTCTGccgtgggtgaaggagaaggtacTCCTTATGATCTGATAAAAACAGAGGGTTTAATAAGACACCAGTGCCCGTTTTGTGCCCATACCACCACCTACCCAGAGGTTCTTTGGATCCACCAGCGGGTTGCGCACAAGGTGGATGGCAGCAGCTCCCTGGCACCTAAGTGGGCACCCTGCACCAACGGCTTCAAGGGATCAAAGACAGGAGGGGCCCAGTGGAGACGCACAGGGCCTCCGCCTTTCCTGGAGAGCAAGGACTGCCCAGCTCTTCTCGCTCCCAGGACTCAGCGCACACACCCACCCGATTTCaagtccagcagcagcagcagcagcagcagtagcagcagcagcggtACCAGCAAGCGCTCAGCAcccagaacacaccctaccaacAAGTACAAGTCTACCCCTCCACTGAAGTCTACCCCTCCACTGAAGTCTACCCCTCCACTGAAGGAGTCACAGTCTACCGATGTCTCGCCGTCTAGTAAGAGGATGGTACTCCTACCACAAAAGAAGAAGCCCAGCGAACACAACCATGCAACGACAGAGGGGGGCAGTAGGGTTACCAATATACAAGTTACCTCCTCAAGTAGCAATGTGCGTAGCAGAAGTGCCCCTGGTTTCCTGTCTGCAAGCAGCTCGAAAAATAAAGGCCACAGAATTGCCATGGAGGGACACCTACTCCCGCAAGAGGGCCTGGGTTTCATGTTGGCCCGCAACCATGGCAGGACTCCATCTCAGGTAACTCCAGAGAGAGCTCAACCCATCAGCCAGACACGTGACACTTCTGCAAGTCCTAAGGGTCATGACCTCTGGTCTGCCGTGCCATGGGGTAGGGCATACTTAGAGCAGCTCATTTTTGCTCAGGGAAAGAGTGAATCAACAGGAGAGATGCCGATGGACGTCGATGTACTGAGCCTCTTGAAAAACTACGGTCCCCATGACCTGGCCGCTCTTTACCAACACTGGGGATTTGTGGATCCCCGGCTCGATCCTCAAG CAATGTTCCAGTTCAATGGCAGATATGAAAATGAAGTCCATTCCTCATCCGAAGTTTCCAAACAG GTGAACAGGAGTTCCACTCCATCCTCAGGGTCTCTCCAAAAAGGAACGTGA